From Nicotiana tabacum cultivar K326 chromosome 22, ASM71507v2, whole genome shotgun sequence, one genomic window encodes:
- the LOC107786438 gene encoding uncharacterized protein LOC107786438 translates to MAKYKACFLGIAMVVDMNIKELLVIGDSDLLIHQVQGEWSTKNVKILPYLHCMKELYKKFPKIKFKHVHRIQNEFADALATLSSMIQHLDKNYIDLIEVEIRDQHAYCFYVDEEPDGKPWYHDIKRFLATREYLDNATNG, encoded by the coding sequence atggccaaATATAAAGCGTGCTTCCTTGGAATTGCAATGGTCGTCGACATGAACATCAAAGAGCTTTTGGTCATAGGAGATTCCGATTTGCTGATACACCAAGTCCAAGGAGAATGGTCCACCAAGAATGTCAAGATACTTCCATACCTGCACTGCATGAAGGAGCTATACAAGAAGTTCCCAAAGATTAAGTTCAAGCACGTCCAtaggattcagaatgagttcgctgATGCCCTTGCAACCTtatcatctatgattcagcatcTAGACAAGAACTATATCGACCTTATCGAGGTAGAGATCAGGGATCAACATGCCTATTGCTTCTATGTAGATGAAGAACCCGATGGTAAACCATGGTATCACGATATCAAGAGATTCCTTGCAACTAGAGAATACCTAGATAATGCTACTAATGGTTAA